In Primulina eburnea isolate SZY01 unplaced genomic scaffold, ASM2296580v1 ctg636_ERROPOS244172, whole genome shotgun sequence, a single window of DNA contains:
- the LOC140821602 gene encoding cysteine-rich receptor-like protein kinase 42 isoform X2 has protein sequence MNSRIQNFTGLAWIIIFIFFSKAPHFSLSDPRIFEAGLLCGKPPPVPNSSYIPVFVEEMRSLSQRVTADDWGNYTVHSADFSIYSLAQCHSDLSHDDCLQCYAASRTRLPHCLPSASGRIFLDGCFLRYDNYSFFDERTDPVWDKVNCNSTVGVGVGVDVEFGKNVAELMDNLTAAAVSNRGHAADGIKGVFGLAECWKTLTGDGCRECLAKANREVKTCLPSREGRALNAGCYLRYSTVKFFSNQSEDSNRNSGRSNLGRISYSYNKSNLNFKYETLERATNYFDGSRKLGQGGAGSVYKGTLSNGQTIAVKRLFFSTRQWVDEFFNEINLISGVEHKNLVKLLGCSIEGPESLLVYEFVPNKSLEECIRNKAKILNWKERFNIIVGTAEGIAFLHGGCSSRIIHRDIKSSNILLDENFNPKIADFGLARCFAADKTHLSTGIAGTLGYMAPEYLVKGQLTEKADVYSFGVLVLEIVCGRKNNAFEEDSGSLLKTVWKLYKTNRLTEAVDPLLKGDFPSMETSKVLKIGLLCTQASVAQRPSMEEVVRMLVNENCEIPEPNQPPFLNSMVSADSGQSSYSTNSSSSNTVKKLGDRYSSAESSSIQSCDL, from the exons ATGAATTCAAGAATCCAAAATTTTACCGGCTTAGCATGGatcatcatcttcatcttcttcagcaAGGCTCCACATTTTTCTTTGTCCGATCCCAGAATTTTCGAAGCCGGGTTGCTATGCGGAAAACCGCCGCCGGTGCCGAACAGCAGCTATATTCCTGTCTTCGTTGAAGAAATGCGATCGCTCTCGCAGCGTGTCACGGCGGATGACTGGGGGAATTACACGGTGCACTCCGCCGATTTTTCCATATACAGCCTTGCTCAGTGTCACAGTGATTTGTCTCACGATGATTGCCTTCAGTGCTACGCCGCCAGCCGCACACGCCTTCCCCACTGCCTGCCTTCAGCTTCCGGCCGCATATTTCTGGACGGGTGCTTCCTGCGATATGATAACTACAGTTTTTTCGATGAAAGAACCGACCCCGTTTGGGATAAGGTGAATTGCAACAGCACCGTGGGGGTGGGGGTGGGGGTTGATGTGGAATTCGGGAAGAATGTGGCGGAGCTGATGGATAATCTAACTGCTGCTGCGGTTTCGAATAGGGGGCACGCGGCGGATGGGATTAAGGGTGTCTTTGGATTGGCGGAGTGCTGGAAGACTTTGACCGGGGATGGATGTAGGGAGTGTTTGGCGAAGGCGAATAGAGAAGTGAAAACTTGTCTGCCGAGCAGGGAAGGCAGAGCTTTGAATGCTGGTTGCTATTTGAGGTATTCCACGGTCAAGTTTTTCTCTAATCAATCCGAGGATTCAAATCGAAACTCCG GACGTAGTAATCTCGGCCGGATTTCATATTCCTACAACAAATCgaatttgaatttcaaatatgaAACGTTGGAGAGGGCGACAAACTATTTCGACGGTTCAAGAAAACTAGGCCAAGGAGGGGCTGGCTCAGTGTACAAGGGAACCCTTTCGAATGGTCAAACGATAGCCGTGAAAAGGTTGTTTTTTAGCACCAGGCAGTGGGTAGATGAGTTCTTCAATGAGATAAACTTGATCAGTGGAGTTGAACACAAGAACCTTGTAAAGCTTCTGGGCTGTAGCATTGAGGGCCCTGAGAGTTTGCTGGTTTACGAATTTGTACCCAATAAAAGCCtcgaagaatgcatcagaaacaAGGCCAAGATTCTGAATTGGAAGGAACGATTCAATATAATTGTCGGAACTGCTGAGGGGATAGCCTTCCTTCATGGTGGTTGCTCATCCAGAATCATTCACAGGGACATAAAGAGCAGCAACATCCTTCTTGATGAAAATTTTAATCCTAAAATCGCTGATTTTGGTCTTGCTCGATGTTTTGCAGCTGATAAAACTCATCTAAGCACAGGAATCGCGGGCACATT GGGATACATGGCTCCCGAGTATCTTGTAAAAGGACAGCTTACTGAGAAAGCCGATGTCTATAGCTTCGGGGTGTTGGTTCTTGAAATTGTGTGCGGCAGGAAGAACAACGCATTTGAGGAGGATTCCGGGTCCCTTCTAAAGACT GTTTGGAAACTCTACAAGACAAATAGATTAACTGAAGCAGTGGATCCTCTTCTAAAAGGTGATTTTCCATCAATGGAGACCTCAAAAGTGCTGAAAATCGGGCTTCTGTGCACACAGGCTTCTGTCGCTCAGAGGCCTTCGATGGAGGAAGTCGTTCGAATGCTTGTGAACGAAAACTGCGAAATTCCCGAGCCAAATCAACCACCATTTTTAAACAGTATGGTTTCGGCAGACTCTGGTCAGTCATCATACAGCACAAACAGTTCATCATCAAACACGGTTAAAAAACTCGGAGACCGATACTCATCAGCAGAGTCATCGAGTATACAGAGTTGTGATCTATAA
- the LOC140821602 gene encoding cysteine-rich receptor-like protein kinase 42 isoform X1 — protein MNSRIQNFTGLAWIIIFIFFSKAPHFSLSDPRIFEAGLLCGKPPPVPNSSYIPVFVEEMRSLSQRVTADDWGNYTVHSADFSIYSLAQCHSDLSHDDCLQCYAASRTRLPHCLPSASGRIFLDGCFLRYDNYSFFDERTDPVWDKVNCNSTVGVGVGVDVEFGKNVAELMDNLTAAAVSNRGHAADGIKGVFGLAECWKTLTGDGCRECLAKANREVKTCLPSREGRALNAGCYLRYSTVKFFSNQSEDSNRNSGVTKTGTSIAIALSVAFFCMVSLFAGYASYGRWKRRKQRRSNLGRISYSYNKSNLNFKYETLERATNYFDGSRKLGQGGAGSVYKGTLSNGQTIAVKRLFFSTRQWVDEFFNEINLISGVEHKNLVKLLGCSIEGPESLLVYEFVPNKSLEECIRNKAKILNWKERFNIIVGTAEGIAFLHGGCSSRIIHRDIKSSNILLDENFNPKIADFGLARCFAADKTHLSTGIAGTLGYMAPEYLVKGQLTEKADVYSFGVLVLEIVCGRKNNAFEEDSGSLLKTVWKLYKTNRLTEAVDPLLKGDFPSMETSKVLKIGLLCTQASVAQRPSMEEVVRMLVNENCEIPEPNQPPFLNSMVSADSGQSSYSTNSSSSNTVKKLGDRYSSAESSSIQSCDL, from the exons ATGAATTCAAGAATCCAAAATTTTACCGGCTTAGCATGGatcatcatcttcatcttcttcagcaAGGCTCCACATTTTTCTTTGTCCGATCCCAGAATTTTCGAAGCCGGGTTGCTATGCGGAAAACCGCCGCCGGTGCCGAACAGCAGCTATATTCCTGTCTTCGTTGAAGAAATGCGATCGCTCTCGCAGCGTGTCACGGCGGATGACTGGGGGAATTACACGGTGCACTCCGCCGATTTTTCCATATACAGCCTTGCTCAGTGTCACAGTGATTTGTCTCACGATGATTGCCTTCAGTGCTACGCCGCCAGCCGCACACGCCTTCCCCACTGCCTGCCTTCAGCTTCCGGCCGCATATTTCTGGACGGGTGCTTCCTGCGATATGATAACTACAGTTTTTTCGATGAAAGAACCGACCCCGTTTGGGATAAGGTGAATTGCAACAGCACCGTGGGGGTGGGGGTGGGGGTTGATGTGGAATTCGGGAAGAATGTGGCGGAGCTGATGGATAATCTAACTGCTGCTGCGGTTTCGAATAGGGGGCACGCGGCGGATGGGATTAAGGGTGTCTTTGGATTGGCGGAGTGCTGGAAGACTTTGACCGGGGATGGATGTAGGGAGTGTTTGGCGAAGGCGAATAGAGAAGTGAAAACTTGTCTGCCGAGCAGGGAAGGCAGAGCTTTGAATGCTGGTTGCTATTTGAGGTATTCCACGGTCAAGTTTTTCTCTAATCAATCCGAGGATTCAAATCGAAACTCCG gaGTCACTAAAACAGGGACTTCAATAGCGATTGCTTTGTCCGTGGCATTCTTCTGCATGGTTTCTCTATTTGCTGGTTATGCATCCTATGGAAGATGGAAAAGACGAAAACAAA GACGTAGTAATCTCGGCCGGATTTCATATTCCTACAACAAATCgaatttgaatttcaaatatgaAACGTTGGAGAGGGCGACAAACTATTTCGACGGTTCAAGAAAACTAGGCCAAGGAGGGGCTGGCTCAGTGTACAAGGGAACCCTTTCGAATGGTCAAACGATAGCCGTGAAAAGGTTGTTTTTTAGCACCAGGCAGTGGGTAGATGAGTTCTTCAATGAGATAAACTTGATCAGTGGAGTTGAACACAAGAACCTTGTAAAGCTTCTGGGCTGTAGCATTGAGGGCCCTGAGAGTTTGCTGGTTTACGAATTTGTACCCAATAAAAGCCtcgaagaatgcatcagaaacaAGGCCAAGATTCTGAATTGGAAGGAACGATTCAATATAATTGTCGGAACTGCTGAGGGGATAGCCTTCCTTCATGGTGGTTGCTCATCCAGAATCATTCACAGGGACATAAAGAGCAGCAACATCCTTCTTGATGAAAATTTTAATCCTAAAATCGCTGATTTTGGTCTTGCTCGATGTTTTGCAGCTGATAAAACTCATCTAAGCACAGGAATCGCGGGCACATT GGGATACATGGCTCCCGAGTATCTTGTAAAAGGACAGCTTACTGAGAAAGCCGATGTCTATAGCTTCGGGGTGTTGGTTCTTGAAATTGTGTGCGGCAGGAAGAACAACGCATTTGAGGAGGATTCCGGGTCCCTTCTAAAGACT GTTTGGAAACTCTACAAGACAAATAGATTAACTGAAGCAGTGGATCCTCTTCTAAAAGGTGATTTTCCATCAATGGAGACCTCAAAAGTGCTGAAAATCGGGCTTCTGTGCACACAGGCTTCTGTCGCTCAGAGGCCTTCGATGGAGGAAGTCGTTCGAATGCTTGTGAACGAAAACTGCGAAATTCCCGAGCCAAATCAACCACCATTTTTAAACAGTATGGTTTCGGCAGACTCTGGTCAGTCATCATACAGCACAAACAGTTCATCATCAAACACGGTTAAAAAACTCGGAGACCGATACTCATCAGCAGAGTCATCGAGTATACAGAGTTGTGATCTATAA